In one Sander lucioperca isolate FBNREF2018 chromosome 7, SLUC_FBN_1.2, whole genome shotgun sequence genomic region, the following are encoded:
- the LOC116036325 gene encoding E3 ubiquitin-protein ligase TRIM39-like: protein MSAASCLLTEDQFLCSICLDVFTDPVAIPCGHNFCKTCITDHWDINDPYECPNCKKLFYTRPELQVNTFISEMAAQFRQSAQQEASSSSSEQQVSKPGEVPCDVCTGTKQKALKSCLVCLVSYCETHLEPHLTMTGLKRHQLIKPVENLESRMCMKHDKPLELFCKTDQTCICMLCTVLDHKTHDVVPLKEEYEGKKAELGKTEAEIQQMIQKRRLKIQEIKHSVELSDKDADTEIAEGVQVFTALKASVERSQAELIDTIKEKQRKIEKQAEGFIKELEQEISELKKRSTEVEQLLQSEDHLHLLQSFTSLNAAPPIKDWTEVSVRPPSYEGTVMRAVTQLEETLSKQMKKLFEAELKRVQQFAVDVTLDPNTAHPDLILSDNGKQVKHGDVRNDLPDNPERFNNYVNVLAKQSFSSGRCYYEVQVKGKTHWTLGVARESINRKGVIIVSPQKGYWTISLTNTNECNARAGPDIRLSLKSPPQKVGVFVDYEEGLVSFYDVDAAALIYSFTSCSFTEKLYPLLSTGLNKGGKNSAPLIISPVNHTE from the coding sequence ATGTCTGCTGCCAGCTGTCTGCTGACTGaagatcagtttctgtgctccatctgtctggatgtgttcactgatccAGTCGCCATACCATGTGGACACAACTTCTGTAAAACCTGCATCACTGATCACTGGGACATTAATGATCCCTATGAGTGTCCCAACTGTAAAAAGCTTTTCTACACAAGACCTGAGCTGCAGGTCAATACGTTCATCTCTGAGATGGCTGCTCAGTTCAGACAATCAGCTCAACAggaagccagcagcagcagctcagagcaacaagtgtccaaaccaggagaagttcccTGTGACGTCTGCACAGGTACCAAACAGAAGGCCCTGAAGTCCTGCCTGGTGTGTCTGGTCTCCTACTGTGAGActcacctggagcctcatctGACAATGACAGGTCTGAAAAGACATCAGCTGATCAAACCTGTGGAGAACCTGGAAAGCAGGATGTGTATGAAGCACGATAAGCCTCTGGAGCTGTTCTGTAAGACAGACCAGACATGTATCTGCATGCTTTGCACTGTTTTAGACCACAAGACACATGACGTTGTTCCTCTGAAAGAAGAATATGAAGGAAAGAAGGCCGAGCTGGGGAAGACAGAGGCTGAAATTcagcagatgatccagaagagacgACTGAAGATTCAGGAGATCAAACACTCAGTGGAGCTCAGTGATAAAGATGCAGACACAGAGATAGCAGAaggtgttcaggtcttcacCGCTCTGAAGGCGTCTGTTGAGAGAAGTCAGGCCGAGCTCATCGACACgatcaaagagaagcagagaaagatAGAGAAACAGGCTGAAGGCTtcatcaaagagctggaacaggaaatctctgagctgaagaagagaagcactgaggtggagcagCTCTTACAGTCTGAAgaccacctccacctcctccagagCTTCACCTCCCTGAATGCTGCTCCACCCATCAAGGACTGGACAGAAGTCAGCGTCCGTCCACCTTCATATGAGGGGACTGTGATGAGAGCTGTTACTCAGCTGGAGGAGACGCTCAGTAAACAGATGAAGAAGCTGTTTGAGGCCGAGCTGAAGAGGGTCCAGCAGTTTGCAGTGGATGTGACTCTTGATCCTAATACAGCACATCCTGATCTCATCCTGTCTGACAATGGAAAACAAGTTAAACATGGTGATGTGAGAAATGATCTCCCAGATAATCCAGAGAGATTCAATAATTATGTTAATGTCTTAGCAAAGCAGAGTTTCTCTTCAGGAAGATGTTACTATGAGGTTCAGGTTAAAGGAAAGACTCACTGGACTTTAGGAGTGGCCAGAGAGTCGATCAACAGGAAGGGAGTCATCATAGTGAGCCCTCAGAAAGGTTATTGGACGATATCTTTGACGAATACAAATGAGTGCAACGCTCGTGCTGGTCCTGATATCCGTCTTTCTCTGAAGTCTCCGcctcagaaggtgggggtgtttgtggattatgaagagggtctggtctccttttatgacgttgatgctgcagctcttatctactcctttactagctgctccttcactgagaaactctaTCCACTCTTAAGTACAGGTCTCAACAAAGGTGGTAAAAACTCTGCCCCTCtgatcatctctcctgtcaATCACACGGAGTAG
- the LOC116036324 gene encoding E3 ubiquitin-protein ligase TRIM21-like, with the protein MSAASCLLSEDQFLCSICLDVFTDPVAIPCGHTFCKTCITKHWDINVQCQCPNCKEVFDPRPQLWVNTFISEMVAQFRQSAQQEASSRSSEQHVSKPGEVPCDVCTGTKLEALKSCLVCLASYCEAHLEPHLTASRLKRHQLVDPVENLEGRMCMKHEKLLELFCKTDQTCICMLCTVLDHKTHDFVPLKEGYEEKKAELGKTEAEIQQMIQKRQLKIQEIKHSVELSDKDADREIAEGVQVFTALKESVERSQAELIDTIKEKQRETKVKAECFIKELEQEISELKKRSTEVEQLLQSEDHQHLLQSFTSLNAAPPIKDWTEVSVRPPSYEGTVRRAVNQVGDTLSKQMKKLFEAELKRVQQFAVDVTLDPNTANPYLILSDNGKQVHDSDVKKNLPDNPERFFPRVNVLAKQSFSSGRFYHEVQVKGKTDWALGVARESINRKGAITLSPQDGYWTIYLSNLNEYYAAAGPSVRLSLKSRPQKVGVFVDYEEGLVSFYDVDAAALIYSFTGCSFTEKLYPFFRPCDHNDGKNSAPLIICPVNHTE; encoded by the coding sequence ATGTCTGCTGCCAGCTGTCTGCTGTCTGaagatcagtttctgtgctccatctgtctCGATGTGTTCACTGATCCAGTCGCCATACCATGTGGACACACCTTCTGTAAAACCTGCATCACTAAACACTGGGATATTAATGTCCAGTGTCAGTGTCCCAACTGTAAAGAGGTGTTTGATCCAAGACCTCAACTGTGGGTCAATACTTTCATCTCTGAGATGGTTGCTCAGTTCAGACAATCAGCTCAACAGGAAGCCAGCAGCAGAAGCTCAGAGCAACATGTGtccaaaccaggagaagttcccTGTGACGTCTGCACTGGAACCAAACTGGAAGCCCTGAAGTCCTGCCTGGTGTGTCTGGCTTCCTACTGTGAGGctcacctggagcctcatctGACAGCTTCACGTCTGAAAAGACATCAGCTGGTCGACCCTGTGGAGAACCTGGAAGGCAGGATGTGTATGAAGCATGAGAAACTGCTGGAGCTGTTCTGTAAGACCGACCAGACATGTATCTGCATGCTTTGCACTGTTTTAGACCACAAGACACATGATTTTGTTCCTCTGAAAGAAGGATATGAAGAAAAGAAGGCCGAGCTGGGGAAGACAGAGGCTGAAATTcagcagatgatccagaagagacAACTGAAGATTCAGGAGATCAAACACTCAGTGGAGCTCAGTGATaaagatgcagacagagagatagcagaaggtgttcaggtcttcacCGCTCTGAAGGAGTCTGTTGAGAGAAGCCAGGCTGAGCTCATCGACACgatcaaagagaagcagagagagacaaaggtaAAGGCTGAATGCTtcatcaaagagctggaacaggaaatatctgagctgaagaagagaagcactgaggtggagcagCTCTTACAGTCTGAAGACCACCAACACCTCCTCCAGAGCTTCACCTCCCTGAACGCTGCTCCACCCATCAAGGACTGGACAGAAGTCAGCGTCCGTCCACCTTCATATGAGGGGACTGTGAGGAGAGCTGTGAATCAAGTGGGGGACACGCTCAGTAAACAGATGAAGAAGCTGTTTGAAGCCGAGCTGAAGAGGGTCCAGCAGTTTGCAGTGGATGTGACTCTTGATCCTAATACAGCAAATCCCTATCTCATCCTGTCTGACAATGGAAAACAAGTACATGATAGTGATGTAAAGAAGAATCTCCCAGACAATCCGGAGAGATTTTTTCCACGTGTTAATGTCTTAGCAAAGCAGAGTTTTTCTTCAGGAAGATTTTACCACGAGGTTCAGGTTAAAGGGAAGACTGACTGGGCTTTAGGAGTGGCCAGAGAGTCGATCAACAGGAAGGGAGCAATCACACTCAGTCCTCAGGATGGTTACTGGACAATATATTTGAGTAATCTAAATGAGTACTACGCTGCTGCTGGCCCTTCAgtccgtctctctctgaagtctcggcctcagaaggtgggggtgtttgtggattatgaggagggtctggtctccttttatgacgttgatgctgcagctcttatctactcctttactggctgctccttcactgagaaactctaCCCATTCTTCCGTCCTTGTGATCACAATGATGGTAAAAACTCTGCCCCTCTgatcatctgtcctgtcaatcACACTGAGTAG